From the Neoarius graeffei isolate fNeoGra1 chromosome 1, fNeoGra1.pri, whole genome shotgun sequence genome, one window contains:
- the LOC132883106 gene encoding zinc finger protein 239-like has product MMPTRDSSNCQKTSRAPDIFTSSSEMKEALHPCLVCGKSFTSQNKLRRHQRIHTGEKLHHCLQCGKSFAQSNTLQSHQCVHTGEKLYYCSDCGKSFNKKCNLRTHQRIHTGEKPYHCSDCGKSFSKSNDLRKHQRIHTGEKPYRCSDCGSSFNDSSALRKHQRIHTGEKPYHCSDCGKSFNESSALRKHQRIHTGEKPYYCLQCGKSFAQSNTLQTHERIHTGEKPYYCLQCGKSFAHAYTFQKHQRIHTGEKPYRCSQCEKSFAHAYTLQIHQRIHTGERPYHCSQCGKTFPMSNALRRHERIHTGEKPYHCSDCGRSFSESGSLRKHQHIHAK; this is encoded by the coding sequence atgATGCCCACAAGAGACTCCAGTAACTGTCAAAAGACTTCCAGGGCACCTGATATTTTCACCAGTTCTTCAGAAATGAAGGAAGCGCTTCACCCTTGCTTAgtttgtgggaagagttttacttccCAGAATAAactccgacgacaccagcgcattcacacaggagagaagctgcatCATTGTTTACAGTGTGGAAAGAGCTTTGCTCAGTCAAATACTCTCCAATCACACCAGTGTGTTCACACAGGTGAGAAGCTGTATTACTGCTCAGATTGTGGAAAGAGCTTCAATAAAAAATGTAATCTCCGAACacatcagcgcattcacacaggagagaagccgtatcactgctcagatTGTGGAAAGAGTTTCAGTAAATCAAACGATCTCCGAaaacaccaacgcattcacacaggagagaagccatatcgctGCTCAGATTGTGGATCGAGTTTCAATGACTCAAGCGCTCTccgaaaacaccagcgcattcacacaggcgaGAAGCCCTATCACTGTTCAGATTGTGGAAAGAGTTTCAATGAATCGAGTGCTCTccgaaaacaccagcgcattcacacaggagagaagccatattactgtttacagtgtggaaaGAGCTTTGCTCAGTCAaatactctccaaacacatgaacgcattcacacaggagagaagccgtattacTGTTTACAATGTGGAAAGAGCTTTGCTCATGCATATActttccaaaaacaccagcgcattcacactggagagaagccgtatcgctgctcacagtgtgaaaAGAGCTTTGCTCATGCATATactctccaaatacaccagcgcattcacactggaGAGAGGCCATATCATTGCTCGCAGTGTGGAAAGACCTTTCCCATGTCAAATGCTCTCCGGAGACATGAGCGGATTCACacgggagagaagccatatcactgctcagatTGTGGAAGGAGTTTCAGTGAATCCGGTTCTCTCAgaaaacaccagcacattcacgcaAAATAG